The following proteins are encoded in a genomic region of Fervidobacterium pennivorans DSM 9078:
- a CDS encoding ECF transporter S component, with product MKNSSAVRIATIGIMSALATGLMFLELPIFPSVNFLKFDPSDILPLLAGFIFGPIDGILVLLIKDILFYLLKSGDIVGIMMNFAAGVSFLLPVIYIYRIRENRVFEIIGYVVGVLVVSGVMTVLNMVVVPFYWKIPLKETLKYLPYIAGFNAIKFSIDAVVTALIRERIEKIFE from the coding sequence ATGAAGAACAGTTCTGCGGTAAGAATTGCAACAATTGGAATAATGTCTGCACTAGCAACCGGACTCATGTTCTTAGAACTTCCCATATTTCCATCGGTGAATTTCTTAAAATTCGACCCAAGCGATATACTTCCATTGCTTGCAGGATTTATTTTTGGACCCATCGACGGAATTTTGGTGTTATTAATCAAAGATATACTCTTTTATTTACTGAAATCCGGAGATATTGTAGGCATCATGATGAACTTTGCAGCAGGTGTTTCGTTCCTGTTACCGGTTATCTACATCTACCGAATTAGGGAAAATAGGGTATTCGAGATAATTGGTTACGTAGTTGGTGTGCTCGTAGTTTCAGGTGTAATGACCGTTCTCAATATGGTAGTTGTTCCGTTCTACTGGAAAATCCCACTCAAAGAGACACTGAAATATTTACCGTACATAGCAGGTTTTAACGCGATAAAATTCTCAATAGATGCGGTTGTAACTGCCTTAATTAGAGAGCGAATTGAGAAAATATTTGAATAA
- the rpmA gene encoding 50S ribosomal protein L27, which translates to MRINIQLFAKASGAGRNGRDSNPKYLGFKKYDGERVIAGNIILRQRGTKFWPGQNVGMGRDFTLFALKDGIVKIVEKNNRRYVTVVEEQ; encoded by the coding sequence ATGCGCATTAATATACAACTCTTTGCAAAAGCCAGTGGCGCAGGCAGAAACGGAAGAGACAGCAATCCAAAATACTTGGGTTTCAAGAAATACGATGGTGAAAGAGTCATCGCAGGGAACATCATACTCAGACAGAGAGGCACAAAATTCTGGCCCGGTCAGAACGTTGGAATGGGTAGAGACTTCACACTCTTCGCACTCAAAGACGGTATTGTGAAGATTGTCGAAAAGAACAACAGAAGATACGTAACGGTTGTCGAAGAACAATAA
- the rplU gene encoding 50S ribosomal protein L21 yields the protein MYAIVESGGKQYKVEAGQLLHTEKLNVAPGETIELDKVVMVKTDDGKVLVGQPYLTNVKVTGTVVEHARARKVLVGQFIPRKGHKTIKGHRQWYTTIKIEKIEVK from the coding sequence GTGTACGCGATAGTGGAAAGTGGTGGAAAACAGTACAAAGTCGAGGCTGGACAACTACTACACACAGAAAAGCTCAACGTGGCTCCAGGTGAAACCATCGAGCTTGACAAAGTTGTCATGGTCAAAACAGACGATGGTAAAGTCCTTGTTGGACAACCATACCTCACAAACGTAAAGGTTACAGGAACTGTTGTCGAACACGCAAGGGCAAGAAAAGTGCTCGTTGGGCAGTTCATTCCAAGAAAAGGCCACAAGACAATCAAAGGGCACAGACAGTGGTACACCACTATCAAGATTGAAAAGATAGAAGTGAAATAA
- a CDS encoding ribosomal-processing cysteine protease Prp produces MIVCKFKVLKGFYEAFEISGHALYAKKGKDIVCAAVSTVSQHTARALSEDGAQLEIEEGYLKVEKIPKDNISQRFVEELRKTLEDIASQYPRYVRVEVNDDAH; encoded by the coding sequence ATGATTGTGTGCAAGTTTAAGGTATTAAAAGGCTTCTATGAAGCATTTGAAATCTCAGGACATGCGTTGTATGCAAAGAAGGGAAAAGACATAGTCTGCGCGGCGGTAAGTACGGTTTCTCAGCATACGGCGAGGGCGTTGAGTGAAGACGGAGCGCAGTTAGAAATTGAAGAAGGATACCTGAAAGTTGAAAAGATTCCGAAAGACAATATCTCGCAAAGATTCGTAGAAGAACTTAGAAAAACACTGGAAGATATCGCAAGTCAGTATCCAAGATACGTCAGAGTGGAGGTGAACGATGATGCGCATTAA